A window of the Oncorhynchus masou masou isolate Uvic2021 chromosome 13, UVic_Omas_1.1, whole genome shotgun sequence genome harbors these coding sequences:
- the LOC135552781 gene encoding upstream stimulatory factor 1-like isoform X1 produces the protein MKEILFPVDTVKMKGQQKSPDPDESAHVIEEGAVATADDPSAAIATIQSASTFSSEHPIKYLFKTEGAGGQVGELYYPPAGQVTYRVIQVSDGQLEAQSDGATAVSVLTGFPAATQPMTQAVFSQSEGLEGDGTETHYTYYPATIADTSPGTMVTSVVQASDTHLSQSTPTGQLYVMMSPQEVLTGANQRSIAPRTQPYNTKSEVPRTSRDDKRRAQHNEVERRRRDKINNWIVTLSKTIPDCNIDPTKSGQVSISNESKGGILSKACDYIQELRQNNLRLGDDLSTLERLRMDNQLLRQEVEDWKSKNQILRNQMRQNGIVGAATADTQ, from the exons ATGAAGGAGATTCTCTTTCCAGTTGACACTGTGAAAATGAAGGG TCAACAGAAAAGTCCAGACCCGGATGAAAGTGCACATGTCATTGAAGAAG GTGCAGTGGCTACAGCTGATGACCCATCAGCTGCCATCGCCACCATTCAGTCTGCCTCCACCTTCTCCTCAGAGCATCCCATAAAGTATCTATTCAAGACGGAGGGAGCTGGGGGGCAGGTAGGGGAGCTGTACTACCCTCCCGCTGGGCAG GTGACATACAGAGTCATCCAGGTGTCTGATGGACAGTTGGAGGCTCAAAGTGATGGAGCCACAGCGGTCAGTGTGCTCACTGGATTCCCTGCAGCCACACAGCCTATGACCCAG gctgtgttcTCTCAGTCCGAGGGGTTGGAAGGGGACGGCACTGAGACGCATTACACCTACTACCCTGCCACCATCGCTGATACTTCACCAGGCACCATGGTAACCAGCGTGGTGCAGGCATCTGATACACATCTAAGTCAGAGCACTCCCACTG GGCAGTTGTATGTGATGATGTCCCCCCAGGAAGTGCTGACGGGAGCCAACCAGCGGTCCATTGCACCTCGCACACAACCTTATAACAC AAAATCAGAGGTCCCACGCACTTCTAGAGATGACAAAAGGCGAGCCCAGCACAACGAGG TTGAACGTAGACGCAGGGACAAGATCAACAACTGGATTGTCACGCTCTCAAAGACCATCCCAGACTGCAACATTGACCCTACCAAGTCAGGGCAGGTCAGTATCAGTAATGAG AGTAAAGGTGGGATCCTCTCCAAAGCCTGTGACTATATCCAGGAACTTCGGCAGAACAACCTTAGACTAGGGGATGACCTAAGCACCCTGGAAAGGCTCAGAATGGACAACCAACTACTGAGGCAGGAG GTAGAAGACTGGAAATCCAAGAACCAGATTCTGAGGAACCAGATGCGACAGAATGGCATTGTTGGAGCAGCAACAGCAGACACTCAGTGA
- the LOC135552781 gene encoding upstream stimulatory factor 1-like isoform X2 produces the protein MKEILFPVDTVKMKGQQKSPDPDESAHVIEEGAVATADDPSAAIATIQSASTFSSEHPIKYLFKTEGAGGQVGELYYPPAGQVTYRVIQVSDGQLEAQSDGATAVSVLTGFPAATQPMTQAVFSQSEGLEGDGTETHYTYYPATIADTSPGTMVTSVVQASDTHLSQSTPTGQLYVMMSPQEVLTGANQRSIAPRTQPYNTKSEVPRTSRDDKRRAQHNEVERRRRDKINNWIVTLSKTIPDCNIDPTKSGQSKGGILSKACDYIQELRQNNLRLGDDLSTLERLRMDNQLLRQEVEDWKSKNQILRNQMRQNGIVGAATADTQ, from the exons ATGAAGGAGATTCTCTTTCCAGTTGACACTGTGAAAATGAAGGG TCAACAGAAAAGTCCAGACCCGGATGAAAGTGCACATGTCATTGAAGAAG GTGCAGTGGCTACAGCTGATGACCCATCAGCTGCCATCGCCACCATTCAGTCTGCCTCCACCTTCTCCTCAGAGCATCCCATAAAGTATCTATTCAAGACGGAGGGAGCTGGGGGGCAGGTAGGGGAGCTGTACTACCCTCCCGCTGGGCAG GTGACATACAGAGTCATCCAGGTGTCTGATGGACAGTTGGAGGCTCAAAGTGATGGAGCCACAGCGGTCAGTGTGCTCACTGGATTCCCTGCAGCCACACAGCCTATGACCCAG gctgtgttcTCTCAGTCCGAGGGGTTGGAAGGGGACGGCACTGAGACGCATTACACCTACTACCCTGCCACCATCGCTGATACTTCACCAGGCACCATGGTAACCAGCGTGGTGCAGGCATCTGATACACATCTAAGTCAGAGCACTCCCACTG GGCAGTTGTATGTGATGATGTCCCCCCAGGAAGTGCTGACGGGAGCCAACCAGCGGTCCATTGCACCTCGCACACAACCTTATAACAC AAAATCAGAGGTCCCACGCACTTCTAGAGATGACAAAAGGCGAGCCCAGCACAACGAGG TTGAACGTAGACGCAGGGACAAGATCAACAACTGGATTGTCACGCTCTCAAAGACCATCCCAGACTGCAACATTGACCCTACCAAGTCAGGGCAG AGTAAAGGTGGGATCCTCTCCAAAGCCTGTGACTATATCCAGGAACTTCGGCAGAACAACCTTAGACTAGGGGATGACCTAAGCACCCTGGAAAGGCTCAGAATGGACAACCAACTACTGAGGCAGGAG GTAGAAGACTGGAAATCCAAGAACCAGATTCTGAGGAACCAGATGCGACAGAATGGCATTGTTGGAGCAGCAACAGCAGACACTCAGTGA
- the LOC135552781 gene encoding upstream stimulatory factor 1-like isoform X3 has product MKEILFPVDTVKMKGQQKSPDPDESAHVIEEGAVATADDPSAAIATIQSASTFSSEHPIKYLFKTEGAGGQVTYRVIQVSDGQLEAQSDGATAVSVLTGFPAATQPMTQAVFSQSEGLEGDGTETHYTYYPATIADTSPGTMVTSVVQASDTHLSQSTPTGQLYVMMSPQEVLTGANQRSIAPRTQPYNTKSEVPRTSRDDKRRAQHNEVERRRRDKINNWIVTLSKTIPDCNIDPTKSGQVSISNESKGGILSKACDYIQELRQNNLRLGDDLSTLERLRMDNQLLRQEVEDWKSKNQILRNQMRQNGIVGAATADTQ; this is encoded by the exons ATGAAGGAGATTCTCTTTCCAGTTGACACTGTGAAAATGAAGGG TCAACAGAAAAGTCCAGACCCGGATGAAAGTGCACATGTCATTGAAGAAG GTGCAGTGGCTACAGCTGATGACCCATCAGCTGCCATCGCCACCATTCAGTCTGCCTCCACCTTCTCCTCAGAGCATCCCATAAAGTATCTATTCAAGACGGAGGGAGCTGGGGGGCAG GTGACATACAGAGTCATCCAGGTGTCTGATGGACAGTTGGAGGCTCAAAGTGATGGAGCCACAGCGGTCAGTGTGCTCACTGGATTCCCTGCAGCCACACAGCCTATGACCCAG gctgtgttcTCTCAGTCCGAGGGGTTGGAAGGGGACGGCACTGAGACGCATTACACCTACTACCCTGCCACCATCGCTGATACTTCACCAGGCACCATGGTAACCAGCGTGGTGCAGGCATCTGATACACATCTAAGTCAGAGCACTCCCACTG GGCAGTTGTATGTGATGATGTCCCCCCAGGAAGTGCTGACGGGAGCCAACCAGCGGTCCATTGCACCTCGCACACAACCTTATAACAC AAAATCAGAGGTCCCACGCACTTCTAGAGATGACAAAAGGCGAGCCCAGCACAACGAGG TTGAACGTAGACGCAGGGACAAGATCAACAACTGGATTGTCACGCTCTCAAAGACCATCCCAGACTGCAACATTGACCCTACCAAGTCAGGGCAGGTCAGTATCAGTAATGAG AGTAAAGGTGGGATCCTCTCCAAAGCCTGTGACTATATCCAGGAACTTCGGCAGAACAACCTTAGACTAGGGGATGACCTAAGCACCCTGGAAAGGCTCAGAATGGACAACCAACTACTGAGGCAGGAG GTAGAAGACTGGAAATCCAAGAACCAGATTCTGAGGAACCAGATGCGACAGAATGGCATTGTTGGAGCAGCAACAGCAGACACTCAGTGA
- the LOC135552781 gene encoding upstream stimulatory factor 1-like isoform X4, whose protein sequence is MKEILFPVDTVKMKGQQKSPDPDESAHVIEEGAVATADDPSAAIATIQSASTFSSEHPIKYLFKTEGAGGQVTYRVIQVSDGQLEAQSDGATAVSVLTGFPAATQPMTQAVFSQSEGLEGDGTETHYTYYPATIADTSPGTMVTSVVQASDTHLSQSTPTGQLYVMMSPQEVLTGANQRSIAPRTQPYNTKSEVPRTSRDDKRRAQHNEVERRRRDKINNWIVTLSKTIPDCNIDPTKSGQSKGGILSKACDYIQELRQNNLRLGDDLSTLERLRMDNQLLRQEVEDWKSKNQILRNQMRQNGIVGAATADTQ, encoded by the exons ATGAAGGAGATTCTCTTTCCAGTTGACACTGTGAAAATGAAGGG TCAACAGAAAAGTCCAGACCCGGATGAAAGTGCACATGTCATTGAAGAAG GTGCAGTGGCTACAGCTGATGACCCATCAGCTGCCATCGCCACCATTCAGTCTGCCTCCACCTTCTCCTCAGAGCATCCCATAAAGTATCTATTCAAGACGGAGGGAGCTGGGGGGCAG GTGACATACAGAGTCATCCAGGTGTCTGATGGACAGTTGGAGGCTCAAAGTGATGGAGCCACAGCGGTCAGTGTGCTCACTGGATTCCCTGCAGCCACACAGCCTATGACCCAG gctgtgttcTCTCAGTCCGAGGGGTTGGAAGGGGACGGCACTGAGACGCATTACACCTACTACCCTGCCACCATCGCTGATACTTCACCAGGCACCATGGTAACCAGCGTGGTGCAGGCATCTGATACACATCTAAGTCAGAGCACTCCCACTG GGCAGTTGTATGTGATGATGTCCCCCCAGGAAGTGCTGACGGGAGCCAACCAGCGGTCCATTGCACCTCGCACACAACCTTATAACAC AAAATCAGAGGTCCCACGCACTTCTAGAGATGACAAAAGGCGAGCCCAGCACAACGAGG TTGAACGTAGACGCAGGGACAAGATCAACAACTGGATTGTCACGCTCTCAAAGACCATCCCAGACTGCAACATTGACCCTACCAAGTCAGGGCAG AGTAAAGGTGGGATCCTCTCCAAAGCCTGTGACTATATCCAGGAACTTCGGCAGAACAACCTTAGACTAGGGGATGACCTAAGCACCCTGGAAAGGCTCAGAATGGACAACCAACTACTGAGGCAGGAG GTAGAAGACTGGAAATCCAAGAACCAGATTCTGAGGAACCAGATGCGACAGAATGGCATTGTTGGAGCAGCAACAGCAGACACTCAGTGA